A window of Microcystis aeruginosa FD4 contains these coding sequences:
- a CDS encoding ParA family protein, producing the protein MIISVVALKGGVGKTTTSIHLAAYFQEKAPTLLIDADKNRSALHWSREDTLPFMVASQAGATGLVKQYTHIIVDTQARPEPDELKDLAQGSDLLILPTTPNHLDIDVTIKAVELLSTMTDNYRVLLTQVDSRTKTGREARKALEEAKLPLFKREIPRLVAFERAAEKAVIVKDYPDPRSNFGWLCYQAVGKEIFALMT; encoded by the coding sequence ATGATTATTTCCGTCGTAGCACTGAAGGGAGGGGTCGGGAAAACCACCACATCGATTCATTTGGCCGCCTATTTTCAGGAAAAAGCGCCCACCTTATTGATTGATGCGGATAAAAATCGTTCGGCTCTCCATTGGTCCCGGGAAGATACCCTTCCTTTTATGGTAGCGTCCCAAGCTGGAGCGACGGGACTGGTGAAACAATACACTCATATTATCGTCGATACCCAGGCCCGGCCGGAGCCGGACGAGTTAAAAGATTTAGCTCAGGGCAGCGATTTATTAATCCTACCCACCACTCCCAATCATCTCGATATTGATGTCACGATTAAAGCGGTAGAATTGCTGTCCACGATGACCGATAATTATCGAGTTCTTTTAACCCAAGTGGATTCACGGACGAAAACAGGAAGAGAAGCGCGGAAAGCTCTAGAAGAAGCAAAATTACCCCTATTTAAGCGAGAAATTCCCCGTTTAGTTGCTTTTGAACGAGCGGCCGAAAAAGCAGTCATCGTCAAAGATTATCCCGACCCCCGGTCTAATTTCGGTTGGCTTTGTTACCAAGCGGTCGGTAAAGAAATTTTTGCCCTAATGACATAA
- a CDS encoding mechanosensitive ion channel family protein: MGRRQPGKIFNLVFQGLVGCLLVSMFVLNSLPSLGQNFLVPFASPTGTRIFVAGDIEYTSVYLDGFALFQIASQDFTASRVEAAQELSPVQRRARRIERGLNNIINGGFDPTTLQVSPATLNNLTVIVARDNQKLPQQVILTVTEVDALIDSSSVDDLADRWVKIIQTALLQAWQERQPAARRQQVMTAPIIIFGVVCLSCLLIWWQKRLRNRFNLLKKQAKSQSDRNLAINSPPRKDRSQEPILASLEHSSNFRQQADIQRQLTLNILWKRLALIGLILLWFGGIAAILYVFPETRLEGRGIIRIPLRIFIIWLLLTSVSNMVNLYVNFRLREWVEEGAVFSENLERRILRAPTLLKVWREIITFIAIFLGILIFFAWMGLSFAFLLTGAGLVGALLTFAFQDLLKDWINGFLIVFEDQYTVGDMIQFQEFIGLVENLSLRATQLRAADGRLITIAHNQIISAHNLSKDWARVNFTIEVAYDTEADVAIALMTAIAENMAVDPQWQEDIINPVQVAGVSRVSHMGMEIMLRIVVKRLRQWDIEREYRRRLKIAFEEKGIHIGIPQQSFLIAQDKEQFKGQF; the protein is encoded by the coding sequence ATGGGACGACGGCAACCAGGAAAAATTTTCAATCTGGTCTTTCAAGGATTGGTGGGTTGCCTTTTGGTTAGTATGTTTGTTCTTAATTCCCTGCCCTCCCTAGGCCAAAATTTTCTGGTTCCATTTGCATCTCCCACGGGGACAAGGATTTTTGTAGCCGGGGATATAGAATATACTTCCGTGTATTTAGATGGATTTGCCTTATTTCAGATTGCCTCCCAAGATTTTACCGCTTCTAGGGTGGAAGCGGCCCAGGAACTCTCCCCAGTACAAAGACGGGCTAGGCGCATTGAAAGAGGTTTAAATAATATTATCAATGGGGGTTTTGATCCGACAACCTTGCAAGTAAGTCCGGCGACCCTCAATAATTTAACCGTGATTGTGGCTAGGGATAACCAGAAGTTACCGCAACAGGTAATTCTGACAGTAACAGAAGTTGATGCCCTGATCGATTCTTCTTCGGTTGACGATTTAGCAGACCGATGGGTTAAAATCATCCAAACAGCTTTGCTCCAAGCTTGGCAAGAACGTCAGCCCGCCGCTCGCCGGCAACAGGTAATGACTGCCCCTATAATTATTTTCGGGGTGGTTTGCTTAAGCTGTTTATTAATTTGGTGGCAGAAACGTTTAAGAAATCGCTTTAATCTCCTCAAAAAACAGGCTAAAAGTCAATCTGATCGGAATTTAGCCATAAATTCCCCCCCCAGAAAAGATCGCTCCCAAGAACCGATTTTAGCCTCTCTAGAACATTCCTCTAATTTCCGTCAACAGGCTGATATTCAGCGACAACTGACATTAAATATTCTCTGGAAAAGACTGGCTCTCATTGGACTGATACTGCTTTGGTTTGGCGGAATAGCGGCGATTTTGTATGTATTTCCTGAAACTAGGCTAGAAGGACGGGGGATAATTCGTATTCCTTTGCGGATTTTTATTATCTGGTTGCTGCTGACATCAGTGAGCAATATGGTTAATCTCTACGTTAATTTTCGGCTACGGGAGTGGGTAGAGGAAGGAGCGGTGTTTTCCGAAAATTTGGAAAGGAGGATTCTGCGCGCTCCAACTTTATTAAAAGTTTGGCGAGAAATTATTACATTTATTGCTATTTTTCTGGGAATTTTGATTTTTTTTGCTTGGATGGGTCTTTCTTTCGCCTTTTTACTCACGGGAGCCGGTTTAGTGGGAGCATTGCTCACCTTTGCCTTTCAGGATCTTTTAAAAGATTGGATTAACGGTTTTCTGATTGTCTTTGAAGACCAATACACTGTTGGTGATATGATCCAGTTTCAGGAGTTTATTGGTTTGGTGGAAAATCTGAGTTTGCGAGCGACTCAATTGCGGGCTGCCGATGGACGTTTAATCACTATTGCCCATAACCAAATTATTAGCGCACACAACCTCAGTAAAGATTGGGCGCGGGTCAATTTTACCATCGAAGTCGCCTATGACACCGAGGCAGATGTGGCGATCGCTTTAATGACAGCCATCGCTGAAAATATGGCTGTAGATCCACAATGGCAAGAAGATATCATCAATCCCGTGCAGGTTGCTGGTGTTAGTCGGGTTTCTCACATGGGAATGGAAATTATGCTCAGAATTGTCGTCAAAAGATTACGACAATGGGATATAGAAAGAGAGTATCGTCGTCGTCTAAAAATTGCTTTTGAGGAGAAGGGAATTCACATCGGTATTCCCCAACAAAGTTTCCTGATAGCACAAGATAAAGAACAATTCAAAGGACAGTTTTAA
- the lipA gene encoding lipoyl synthase: protein MSNIPPQWREEITSLPAWLRRSLGKSSEISTVQRIIKQRNIHTICEEGRCPNRGECYAQGTATFLLMGPTCTRSCAFCQVDKGHAPMPLDVEEPQKVAEAVQLLNLSYVVLTSVARDDMEDGGASWFVRTMTAIRELNPHTLIEVLTPDFAGGKGSQQERVATVVGAKPACYNHNIETVRRLQGPVRRGAKYDRSLAVLRYVKEIDRSIPTKSGLMVGHGETKEEIIETLADLRAIDCDRVTIGQYMRPSLEHLLVQKYWTPAEFSELGEIAQKMGFSQVRSGPLVRSSYHAGE, encoded by the coding sequence ATGTCCAATATACCCCCACAGTGGCGCGAGGAAATTACGTCTTTACCCGCTTGGTTACGGCGTTCGCTCGGCAAATCTAGCGAAATTTCCACGGTTCAGCGCATTATCAAACAAAGGAACATTCATACTATCTGCGAGGAAGGTCGCTGTCCCAATCGCGGCGAATGTTATGCCCAAGGTACGGCGACTTTTTTGTTGATGGGTCCCACTTGTACCAGGTCCTGTGCTTTTTGTCAAGTGGATAAGGGTCATGCACCCATGCCTCTCGATGTGGAGGAACCGCAAAAAGTGGCGGAAGCGGTGCAATTGTTAAATTTAAGTTACGTTGTCTTGACTTCTGTAGCCAGAGATGATATGGAAGACGGCGGAGCCAGTTGGTTTGTGCGGACGATGACAGCCATTCGCGAACTCAATCCCCACACTTTAATTGAGGTGTTAACCCCGGATTTTGCTGGAGGTAAGGGAAGTCAACAGGAACGGGTGGCGACGGTGGTAGGGGCAAAACCTGCCTGTTACAATCACAATATCGAGACGGTGCGCCGTTTGCAAGGGCCGGTTAGACGCGGGGCTAAATATGATCGCTCTTTGGCGGTTTTGCGTTATGTTAAGGAAATCGATCGGTCAATTCCGACGAAATCCGGCTTAATGGTCGGTCACGGTGAGACAAAAGAGGAAATTATCGAGACTTTGGCAGATTTACGGGCGATCGACTGCGATCGAGTTACTATTGGTCAATATATGCGTCCTTCTCTGGAACATTTGCTCGTACAGAAATATTGGACTCCCGCAGAATTTAGCGAGTTGGGAGAAATTGCCCAAAAAATGGGGTTTTCTCAGGTTAGATCCGGCCCCCTAGTCCGCAGTTCCTATCATGCGGGAGAGTAA
- a CDS encoding DUF2281 domain-containing protein, which translates to MIVTIRETAISKLQQLPEVLVQEVSDFIDLLDHKYRVKTFDTQPDGKLIEMWLQWFEGVDGLTVNSPEPINDYQQLLLEKYRQQGLEL; encoded by the coding sequence ATGATTGTGACAATTCGAGAAACTGCAATTTCTAAGCTACAGCAACTCCCCGAAGTCCTTGTTCAGGAAGTAAGCGACTTTATTGATCTTCTCGACCATAAATATCGAGTCAAAACCTTTGACACTCAGCCTGATGGAAAACTGATAGAAATGTGGTTACAATGGTTTGAAGGCGTAGATGGCTTAACTGTCAATTCACCGGAACCAATAAACGACTACCAACAACTCCTGCTCGAAAAATATCGGCAACAAGGACTAGAGCTATGA
- a CDS encoding tRNA (cytidine(34)-2'-O)-methyltransferase, which produces MTEAILRVVLINPQIPPNTGNIARTCAATKTELHLVGPLGFEISDRYLKRAGLDYWPYVKLMYHLTIDDFCDYQQKSGGRAIGFSVRGSSSYVEYSYQSGDWLLFGSETDGIPADLLNQCDDTVYIPMAEPGVRSLNLSVSVAIGLFEARRQLGFIR; this is translated from the coding sequence ATGACTGAAGCGATTTTAAGAGTGGTTTTAATCAATCCGCAAATTCCGCCAAATACGGGGAATATTGCCCGTACTTGCGCCGCGACGAAGACAGAATTGCATTTAGTCGGTCCCTTGGGTTTTGAAATTAGCGATCGCTATCTGAAGCGCGCCGGCTTAGATTATTGGCCTTATGTAAAACTTATGTACCACTTGACAATTGATGACTTTTGTGATTATCAACAAAAGAGCGGGGGACGGGCGATCGGGTTTAGCGTGCGCGGCAGCAGTAGTTATGTGGAATACAGCTATCAAAGCGGAGATTGGCTACTTTTTGGCAGTGAAACCGACGGTATTCCGGCAGATTTATTAAATCAATGTGATGATACAGTTTATATTCCCATGGCTGAACCGGGGGTGAGAAGTTTAAATCTTTCCGTTAGTGTGGCGATCGGATTATTTGAGGCCAGACGACAATTGGGATTTATTCGTTAG
- a CDS encoding class I SAM-dependent methyltransferase, with amino-acid sequence MNLEAIILEEIKQSAAGRISFDRWMDLALYHPDYGYYTSGKVEIGSKGDFFTSSSLGADFGQLLAEQFVEMAEFLGNSRGFTLVEVGAGSGILAKDILDYLSDSYADFYQNLSYIIIEQSQKLRERQRATLAGYSPVSWQSWLDLADNSLVGCVFSNELIDAFPVHRVVIESGELREIYLGLGEPFQEIIGDLSSDRIKDYFDLVGINIPSPLYREGYQTEVNLLALDWLETVNQKLDRGYILTIDYGYTAEKYYHPQRSQGTLQCYRQHQRHDHPYLWVGEQDITTHVDFTALQRQGEKLGLKNLGFTQQGLFLMALGLGDRLNQLSQGKIDILTIFQRRDALHQLINPTGLGGFGVLIQGKGVEERILQGLNRVC; translated from the coding sequence ATGAATTTAGAAGCAATCATCCTAGAGGAAATTAAACAATCAGCAGCGGGTCGAATTAGCTTCGATCGCTGGATGGATTTAGCTCTCTATCACCCCGATTATGGCTATTACACCTCTGGAAAAGTAGAAATTGGCTCAAAAGGAGATTTTTTTACTTCCTCGTCCCTAGGGGCAGATTTTGGTCAATTGTTGGCGGAGCAATTTGTCGAGATGGCGGAATTTTTGGGCAATTCGCGAGGATTTACTTTAGTGGAAGTGGGAGCAGGTTCGGGAATTTTAGCGAAAGATATCCTGGATTATTTAAGTGATAGCTATGCTGATTTTTATCAAAATCTCAGTTATATAATTATCGAACAATCTCAGAAACTCAGGGAAAGACAACGGGCAACTTTAGCGGGATATTCCCCGGTATCTTGGCAAAGTTGGCTGGATTTAGCCGATAATTCCCTTGTGGGTTGTGTGTTTAGTAATGAGTTGATCGATGCTTTTCCTGTCCATCGAGTTGTGATCGAGTCGGGAGAATTACGAGAAATTTATCTGGGATTGGGGGAACCTTTTCAGGAGATTATCGGAGATTTATCCAGCGACAGAATCAAAGACTATTTTGATTTAGTGGGGATAAATATTCCCTCCCCACTTTATCGGGAGGGCTATCAAACCGAGGTAAACTTATTAGCTTTAGACTGGTTAGAAACGGTTAATCAGAAACTCGATCGAGGATATATCTTAACCATAGATTACGGTTACACTGCCGAAAAATATTATCATCCCCAAAGAAGTCAAGGAACCCTACAATGTTATCGACAACATCAGCGTCATGATCATCCTTATTTGTGGGTGGGAGAACAAGATATTACCACTCATGTGGATTTTACTGCTTTACAACGTCAAGGGGAAAAATTAGGCTTAAAAAATCTCGGTTTTACCCAGCAAGGATTATTTTTAATGGCTTTGGGATTAGGGGATAGATTAAATCAACTTTCTCAAGGAAAAATCGATATATTAACTATATTTCAGCGTCGAGATGCCTTACATCAATTAATCAATCCCACTGGTTTAGGAGGATTTGGCGTGTTAATTCAGGGGAAAGGAGTAGAGGAAAGAATACTTCAGGGATTAAATAGGGTTTGCTGA
- a CDS encoding type II toxin-antitoxin system VapC family toxin — MILCDAGVLLCLVDRTQPQHKAYRNTVMRLAKPLVTTWSCLTESMYLALHRGGWQMQKQLGQLLLDKLLVVYNIQESDFSRLLALMEQYCDRPMDLADATLVLVAEKTGYRQILTLDADFLFYRIQNQGSFDIIQG, encoded by the coding sequence ATGATCCTGTGTGATGCAGGAGTCCTGCTTTGTTTGGTCGATCGCACCCAACCCCAACATAAAGCCTACAGAAATACGGTAATGCGTTTAGCAAAGCCTCTCGTCACAACTTGGTCATGCCTGACCGAATCCATGTACCTTGCGCTGCATCGGGGTGGTTGGCAAATGCAAAAACAACTGGGACAACTTCTTTTAGACAAACTGCTGGTGGTTTACAATATTCAGGAAAGTGATTTTAGTCGCTTGTTGGCTTTAATGGAACAATACTGTGATCGACCGATGGACTTGGCAGATGCAACCCTAGTTTTAGTAGCTGAAAAGACTGGGTATCGGCAAATTCTCACCCTCGATGCAGATTTCCTGTTTTATCGGATTCAAAACCAAGGCAGCTTTGATATTATTCAAGGGTAG
- a CDS encoding NAD(P)H-quinone oxidoreductase subunit 4, producing MLTANFPWLTAIILLPLLASFLIPVIPDKEGKTVRWFALGVGLADFILMCYVFLQKYDLSNPNLQLVEKIDWVPQIGLSWAVSVDGISAPLVLLAGLVTTLSILAAWQVDRKPRLFYFLMLLLYAAQIGVFVAQDLLLFFLMWEIELIPVYLLVSIWGGQKRRYAATKFLLYTAAASIFILVAGLAMALYGGGAMTFDMAELGFKDYPLALELVLYAGLLIAFGVKLAIFPLHTWLPDAHGEASAPVSMILAGVLLKMGGYGLIRLNMGLLPDAHIYFAPILAILGVVNIIYGAFASFGQQNMKRRLAYSSVSHMGFVLLGIASFTDVGISGAMLQMLSHGLIAAVLFFLAGVTYDRTHTLALNEMGGIAQAMPKVFALFTAGAMASLALPGMSGFASEITVFIGVTSSDVYSQTFRVVTVFLASVGLILTPIYLLSMLRQVFYGDGSSCDITNILPNKSNEQAVCFGTSCALPHESEYIDAKPREIFIAVSFLALIVAIGFYPQLATRIYDVKTVAVNSEVRQAYTEIAAARQNIYAETQPDVSAKVASILQ from the coding sequence ATGCTAACGGCTAACTTCCCCTGGCTCACTGCCATCATTTTGCTCCCCCTGCTTGCCTCTTTCCTAATCCCTGTAATCCCCGACAAGGAAGGAAAAACTGTTCGTTGGTTCGCTCTTGGAGTCGGACTAGCAGACTTTATATTAATGTGCTACGTCTTTTTACAAAAATATGATTTAAGCAACCCCAACCTACAATTAGTGGAAAAAATCGATTGGGTTCCCCAAATTGGTTTAAGTTGGGCGGTGTCGGTGGATGGTATCTCGGCACCGTTAGTTTTATTAGCAGGATTGGTGACAACCCTTTCTATCTTGGCCGCGTGGCAAGTGGACCGCAAACCCCGTTTATTCTACTTCCTGATGCTGTTGCTCTACGCCGCTCAGATTGGTGTTTTCGTCGCCCAAGACTTATTATTATTCTTCTTAATGTGGGAAATCGAGTTAATTCCCGTTTATCTACTCGTTTCCATCTGGGGTGGTCAAAAACGTCGTTATGCCGCCACTAAATTCTTACTATACACCGCCGCCGCTTCTATCTTCATCCTCGTTGCCGGTCTAGCCATGGCCCTTTACGGTGGTGGTGCGATGACCTTTGATATGGCGGAATTAGGATTTAAAGATTATCCCCTCGCTTTAGAATTAGTCCTTTACGCTGGTTTATTAATCGCTTTCGGGGTCAAACTCGCCATCTTCCCCCTCCATACTTGGCTCCCCGATGCTCACGGTGAAGCTTCTGCACCTGTATCGATGATTCTCGCTGGTGTTCTCCTCAAAATGGGTGGTTATGGTTTAATCCGCCTTAATATGGGGCTTCTACCCGATGCACATATATACTTTGCTCCGATTCTAGCGATTCTCGGTGTCGTCAATATTATCTACGGTGCTTTCGCTTCCTTCGGTCAACAAAACATGAAACGCCGTCTCGCTTATTCCTCGGTTTCACACATGGGATTCGTCCTTTTAGGGATTGCTTCCTTTACCGATGTGGGTATTAGCGGTGCTATGTTACAAATGCTCTCCCATGGTTTAATTGCCGCCGTCTTGTTCTTCCTTGCTGGTGTCACCTACGACCGCACCCATACCTTAGCTTTAAACGAGATGGGTGGGATTGCCCAAGCGATGCCGAAAGTTTTCGCTCTCTTTACTGCCGGGGCCATGGCTTCCCTAGCGTTACCCGGAATGAGCGGTTTTGCCAGCGAAATTACTGTATTCATCGGTGTCACTAGCAGTGACGTTTATAGCCAAACCTTCCGGGTTGTGACTGTCTTCCTCGCTTCCGTTGGTTTAATCCTCACCCCGATTTATCTACTCTCCATGCTTCGTCAAGTTTTCTACGGAGATGGTTCTTCCTGCGATATTACTAACATTCTCCCCAACAAAAGCAACGAACAAGCAGTTTGTTTCGGTACTAGCTGTGCTCTCCCTCACGAATCAGAATATATTGACGCTAAACCCAGAGAAATCTTTATCGCTGTCTCTTTCCTCGCTTTGATTGTCGCTATCGGTTTCTATCCCCAACTGGCTACCCGTATCTACGATGTGAAAACGGTGGCAGTTAACTCGGAAGTGCGTCAAGCTTACACAGAAATCGCCGCTGCTCGTCAAAATATCTACGCTGAAACTCAACCAGATGTAAGCGCCAAGGTTGCCAGTATCCTCCAATAA
- a CDS encoding prepilin-type cleavage/methylation domain-containing protein, producing MNIFDLSPHFFRNLQLFNRQKSTSGLTQVEMLVTLILLGILLTMAIPFYQRLMAWIRLNIATFEISQHWKNTRYQATGEGSHPLSLCMAENETQQIKVAKVQGDECENVTDWTPITRGVSIDTDNSSLRRVSGPAGNQGTIYRSSWADTRGGLGGSWGQLGRITLVAAGTPDKRCLFLFHVDGSWDIRQDNRCVL from the coding sequence ATGAATATCTTCGACCTTTCTCCCCATTTTTTTCGCAATTTACAGCTTTTTAATCGGCAAAAATCCACCTCTGGCTTAACTCAAGTCGAGATGTTAGTTACCCTAATTTTATTAGGAATTCTCTTAACCATGGCCATTCCTTTTTATCAGCGTTTAATGGCTTGGATTCGCTTAAATATCGCCACCTTTGAAATATCACAACATTGGAAAAATACCCGTTATCAAGCCACGGGAGAAGGTTCTCATCCCCTATCTTTGTGCATGGCAGAAAATGAAACCCAACAGATTAAAGTTGCAAAAGTGCAAGGGGACGAATGTGAAAATGTCACCGACTGGACTCCCATCACTCGCGGTGTTAGCATCGACACTGACAATTCTAGCCTACGCCGAGTTAGTGGACCGGCGGGTAATCAAGGTACAATTTATCGCTCTAGTTGGGCCGATACAAGGGGGGGTTTAGGAGGTTCTTGGGGACAGTTAGGCAGAATTACTTTAGTTGCTGCTGGCACACCCGACAAACGCTGTTTATTTTTATTCCATGTTGACGGTAGTTGGGATATTCGCCAAGATAATAGATGTGTGCTTTAA
- a CDS encoding DNA cytosine methyltransferase — translation MWTFIDLFAGIGGFRIALENLGCQCVFSSEIDPHSQKVYLANYGHLPDNQDIRKLEAKTVPDHDILCGGFPCQAFSIAGRKHGFEDARGTLFFEVARILHEKKPKAFILENVQGLVHHDRGRTLKTILDILEKDLHYFVPSPQILNARYFGVPQNRPRIFIVGFREDLNIYHFSYPQPTQQETCLEDILEEKEVSVKYYLSNQYLETLFKHKARHQDKGNGFGYEIISPDGIANAIVVGGMGKERNLVIDKRLNNFTPVTRIKGEVNKLFVRRMTPREWARLQGFPDSFRIVVSDVQAYKQFGNSVAIPVVEAVAKEVIKALDLSRDSQENIKFQELQGRQLELLSI, via the coding sequence ATGTGGACTTTTATTGATTTATTTGCCGGTATAGGAGGATTTAGAATCGCCCTAGAAAATCTCGGTTGTCAATGCGTTTTTTCCTCGGAAATCGATCCTCACTCCCAAAAGGTTTACTTGGCTAACTATGGTCATTTACCCGATAATCAAGACATCAGAAAATTAGAGGCAAAAACTGTCCCCGATCATGATATACTGTGCGGCGGTTTTCCCTGTCAAGCGTTTAGTATCGCTGGCAGAAAACACGGTTTTGAAGATGCACGCGGAACCTTATTTTTTGAAGTTGCCCGGATCTTACACGAAAAGAAACCGAAAGCTTTTATCTTAGAAAATGTCCAGGGATTAGTCCATCATGATCGAGGTAGAACTTTAAAAACTATTTTAGATATATTAGAAAAGGATTTGCATTATTTTGTCCCTAGTCCCCAGATTTTAAATGCCAGATATTTTGGGGTTCCTCAAAATCGTCCCCGAATTTTTATTGTCGGTTTTCGAGAGGATTTAAATATTTACCATTTTTCCTATCCCCAACCAACCCAGCAAGAAACTTGTCTCGAAGATATCCTAGAAGAAAAGGAAGTCAGCGTTAAATATTATCTCTCTAATCAGTATTTAGAAACTTTATTTAAACACAAAGCTAGACATCAAGATAAAGGTAATGGTTTTGGGTATGAGATTATTTCTCCCGATGGTATCGCTAATGCTATTGTGGTGGGAGGTATGGGAAAAGAAAGAAATTTAGTTATCGATAAAAGACTGAATAATTTTACTCCCGTTACTCGCATTAAGGGAGAGGTAAATAAATTATTTGTCCGTCGAATGACTCCTAGAGAATGGGCAAGATTACAGGGGTTTCCTGATAGTTTTCGGATTGTTGTCAGCGATGTCCAAGCTTATAAACAGTTCGGTAATTCTGTGGCTATTCCCGTGGTGGAAGCGGTGGCAAAAGAGGTGATTAAAGCTTTAGATTTATCCAGAGATTCTCAAGAAAATATCAAGTTTCAAGAACTACAGGGGAGACAATTAGAACTATTGTCAATCTGA
- the bchB gene encoding ferredoxin:protochlorophyllide reductase (ATP-dependent) subunit B produces MKLAYWMYAGPAHIGTLRIASSFKNVHAIMHAPLGDDYFNVMRSMLERERNFTPVTASIVDRNVLARGSQEKVVDNIVRKDREESPDLIVLTPTCTSSILQEDLQNFVERARQDAQGDVLLADVNHYRYNELQAADKTLYQIIKYYLDKAQRKGEIISQKTPKPSVNIIGITTLGFHNQHDRTELKRLMADLDIEVNEIIPEAASVENLKNLPRAWFNLVPYREVGLMTAKYLESEFAMPYVDITPMGVVETARCIRQIQEVINGQGAAVDYEDFINEQTLHISQAAWFSRSIDCQNLTGKKAVVFGDNTHAAAMTKILAREMGIHVVLAGTYCKYDADWFREQVSEYCDEVLISDDNGAIGDAIARLEPAAIFGTQMERHVGKRLDIPCGVIAAPIHIQNFPLGYKPFLGYEGTNQIADLVYNSFTLGMEDHLLEIFGGHDTKEVITKGISADSDLNWNKEATVELQKIPGFVRGKVKRNTEKFARERGIGEITLEVMYAAKESVGA; encoded by the coding sequence ATGAAATTGGCCTATTGGATGTACGCGGGTCCCGCTCATATTGGCACTTTAAGGATCGCCAGTTCCTTTAAAAATGTTCATGCTATCATGCACGCTCCTCTGGGAGACGATTATTTTAACGTCATGCGCTCGATGTTGGAAAGGGAGCGTAATTTCACCCCCGTCACTGCTAGTATTGTCGATCGTAATGTTTTAGCCCGGGGTTCCCAAGAAAAAGTCGTCGATAATATTGTTCGCAAAGATCGCGAAGAAAGTCCCGATTTAATCGTTTTAACCCCCACCTGTACCTCCAGCATTCTCCAAGAGGATTTACAAAACTTTGTCGAAAGAGCGCGACAGGATGCCCAAGGAGATGTGCTGCTGGCCGATGTTAACCACTATCGCTATAATGAACTACAAGCGGCCGATAAAACCCTCTATCAAATTATCAAATATTATCTCGATAAGGCCCAGAGAAAAGGGGAAATTATCTCCCAGAAAACCCCTAAACCTTCGGTTAATATTATTGGTATTACCACCCTCGGCTTCCATAACCAACATGATCGTACAGAATTAAAGCGGTTAATGGCAGATTTGGACATTGAAGTTAACGAAATTATCCCCGAAGCTGCCTCCGTAGAAAACTTAAAAAATCTGCCCCGCGCTTGGTTTAATCTCGTTCCCTATCGAGAAGTGGGATTAATGACAGCCAAATATCTCGAAAGTGAATTCGCCATGCCCTACGTTGATATTACCCCCATGGGAGTAGTGGAAACGGCGCGCTGTATTCGCCAAATTCAAGAGGTAATTAATGGCCAAGGTGCGGCAGTAGATTACGAAGATTTTATCAATGAACAAACTCTGCATATCTCCCAAGCTGCTTGGTTTTCTCGTTCCATCGACTGTCAGAATTTAACGGGGAAAAAAGCGGTGGTTTTTGGTGATAATACCCACGCAGCCGCTATGACAAAAATTCTCGCCAGGGAGATGGGAATCCATGTGGTTTTAGCGGGGACTTATTGTAAGTATGATGCCGATTGGTTCCGGGAACAAGTGAGTGAATATTGCGATGAAGTGTTAATTAGTGATGATAATGGGGCGATCGGAGATGCTATTGCTCGATTAGAACCAGCGGCGATATTTGGTACTCAAATGGAACGTCACGTCGGCAAACGATTAGATATTCCCTGTGGAGTAATTGCCGCACCTATTCATATCCAAAATTTCCCCCTCGGTTATAAACCTTTCTTAGGTTACGAAGGCACTAATCAGATCGCCGATTTGGTCTATAATTCCTTTACTTTGGGGATGGAAGATCACCTATTAGAGATATTTGGTGGTCATGATACAAAAGAGGTAATTACTAAAGGTATTTCGGCAGATTCTGACCTAAATTGGAATAAGGAAGCTACGGTAGAATTGCAGAAAATCCCCGGTTTTGTGCGGGGGAAAGTCAAACGAAATACCGAAAAATTCGCCCGGGAGCGAGGTATTGGTGAAATAACTTTAGAGGTAATGTATGCCGCTAAAGAATCTGTAGGAGCTTAA